Proteins encoded in a region of the Triticum dicoccoides isolate Atlit2015 ecotype Zavitan chromosome 3A, WEW_v2.0, whole genome shotgun sequence genome:
- the LOC119273567 gene encoding SKP1-like protein 1: MAAEEREKKMILLKSSDGEGFQVEEAVAMESQTIRHMIEDDCADNGIPLPNVDSKILAKVIEYCKKHVQASPNPADNSGAANASSSTSTVPAEDLKIFDAEFVKVDQATLFNLILAANYLNIKGLLDLTCQTVADMIKGKTPEEICKTFNIKNDFTPEEEAEIRRENQWAFE; this comes from the coding sequence ATGGCGGCCGAGGAACGCGAGAAGAAGATGATCCTGCTCAAGAGCTCGGATGGCGAGGGTTTTCAGGTCGAGGAGGCGGTCGCCATGGAGTCGCAGACCATCCGCCACATGATCGAGGACGACTGCGCCGACAACGGGATCCCGCTTCCCAACGTCGACTCCAAGATCCTCGCCAAGGTCATCGAGTACTGCAAGAAGCACGTCCAGGCCAGCCCCAATCCGGCTGACAACTCTGGCGCCGCCAACGCAAGCTCCTCCACCTCTACTGTCCCCGCTGAGGACCTCAAGATCTTCGACGCTGAGTTCGTCAAGGTCGACCAGGCCACCCTCTTCAACCTCATCCTGGCTGCAAACTACCTCAATATCAAGGGATTGCTCGACCTTACTTGCCAGACTGTTGCAGACATGATCAAGGGTAAGACCCCGGAGGAGATCTGCAAGACTTTTAACATCAAGAATGACTTCACACCCGAGGAGGAGGCCGAGATCCGCAGAGAGAACCAATGGGCTTTTGAGTAG